A segment of the Zonotrichia albicollis isolate bZonAlb1 chromosome Z, bZonAlb1.hap1, whole genome shotgun sequence genome:
ACCGAGAATTTCCGAGAGGAGAGGTTCTGTTCCGGAGCTCCCCTGCCCCGCTCCGCCACGCTGCCTGCACAGAGACAGCAGCCGGACTCGGGCCGGGCAGCGGCGCTTACAGCGGCAGCGCGGAGAGCCAAGGTGTCTCTAGACGAGACTCCCTCCCTGCCGCCTTCACCCCGGAGCTCCCAAAGGCAGCTCAAGCGAACACACGACCGCCTTTCCCCGAGCCCTCCTCACGTACGCGCTCTCAGCACCGTCCCTTCCCCCGGCGCTGCTCGGGCCCGGCGCAgccggcagggccgggccgagcTGGGGACCCTCGCGTACAACCCCGCGGCCCGGCCACGGCACGACTCCCCGGCCACCGCAcggcccccgcccgccccaCCGAGCCCCGGCCCGCCCGTACATAGCGCTGGTAGAACTTGGAGAGCCGCGGCTTGCCGTGATTGTTGAAGATGAGGATGGCTTTGATCATGgtggggcggcggcgggggccggCGGCGGCCGGACGAGCTGTGCTGTGTTCCGCTGTGTTCCGTTCCGTTCCCGTTCCGCTCCCTCGCTCCCGCTGCCCAGCCCGCTCCCGCTCTCGGGCCGGTGCCGGCGGGGCGCGCGCACCACGTGACCGGCGGggcgcggccgcggccggcggGACGGCTGGCGCAGCACGCGACGATCCTGGCGTGTCACGTGACGGGAAAGACGGCGTCCCACGACGGACAAACCGCCTCGCGGAGCAGAGGCCGCCCTTCGGGCGGCGTCACTTCCCGCCGCCCGCGCAGCAGCGGCATCATGGCGGAGCCCGAGGAGCAGCTGTCGCCCGCCGCGGCGCAGAGCGGCGGCCGGAGCGACGGCGGGGAGGAGGCCGCGGagggcggggccgcggcggggccAGGAGAACCGGGCCCACCCCCGGCAGGGTCGCCGGGCACCGAAGAGCCCGCCGGCGACGCGAAAAAGAAAAGTAATGGGGTGGGAGGCCTCCGCGGAGGCGGGCGGGCGCGGTGACGGGCAGGCGTGGCGGCCAATGGGCggcgcgggcgggcggcgcgggccTATGAGCGGCGGGGGACAGGCCCGCTGTGACCCGGCGGGCGCCCCCCGCAGTTGACGTGCTGCTGAAGGCCGTGGGCGACACCCCCATCATGAGGACCAAGAAGTGGGCGGTGGAGCGGACCCGGACCATCCAGGGCCTCGTGGATTTCATCAAGAAGTTCCTGAAGCTGATGGCCTCCGAGCAGCTGGTACGGGCGGGCACTGGGCGGGGGCTGAGTGCTCAGGGCCCCCGTTGTCAAACCTGCAAAGACACTGTTGGAATCTAGGCTacagctgcctgcaggaaaCCTGGAGTAGCAGCACCAAGAGAACTGTTCCAAGTAGAGTTAGGATATAATATAGAGCGAGCTGTGGGTGTGTGCAACACGCTGTGGCTATGTGCAGTGTCTGTATTTCTCGGTGTCTGTCAGCCAGAGCTGTGTGCACGCTGGGCAGCCGTGTGTCCCAGGGAAACATTGCTAGGCACTGTGTACCTGTTGGAACTAGGTATAGAGACAGAGTATTGGAGAAGCAGTCCAGAGGTTTTTGTGATCAGCTTCCTAAATCTGAGTGTCTGTTTCCTTCAGAACTCACATCTAAAATAGTTTAGCTACTGTCATAGGAGTGATTTTGCTTTCAAAATGGGGAGTTGGGAGGTGTTTGTCCTTGGGCAGCAGATTGCCAGTGTTATTTATGGATTCCTTGCTGCGGAAGTGACTAGCCAAAGTGGCCTCACAGTAATACTGGAAGAGCTGGAAATACAGTGGCactgattttgttttcctgcagtgAACTCTCAGTACAGTCCAAAGTTTTTATTGAAGATACACATAGTTAAAGCTAGCCTCATTAAAGTAGTCAACTAAAGTGTAGCCAAATTCATTCTATTCTTTGTTTGGTGGATCTTATTTAAGTATATAGGCATAAATGCATTCGCCTTCTGATTCACCTGGAAATCATGAGGGATCTGCTTTTCCATAGTTTAATATTTCAAAGAAGAGTGATAAGTATGATGTTGACCAAGGACATTCTGAACAGTTGGAGTCCGTGACTATCATCTTATTACctcaacacaaaaaaacccaggagcACATAGCCTTCCTGTGTGGCTGAAGCCTAAGGCTATGCTTCAAAAACAAAGCCCTAggaattttatatattttattaggAAATAGCACATGATACCCCAGTGTCCACTGTTGCCCCACACAGCAGATCACAAGGCCCTCTTTGTCATTGAGGATTAGCTGCTATACATGTAAATCTATTTTTTGGAGCAGGAAGTGAAAAGGATGACTTGAAAATAGAACAAGATGTTTCTTATTTCTGTGTTGGCCATTCTAATTGAGCAAATATGGAATAGTGAGTGAGTGGTTTGGGCAGAAATAAGAGCAAGAGCTAAACCCTTTGTGCGGCTGTTTGGGAGAGTAATGGGTCAGCGTGCAGGAAAAGGAAGTCAGTACGTTTACTTTGGCTTGGTCGACTGGTGAGACAGAGGGGACTCCTCATAGTCCTGTTGCCCCTCCACACTGAAGAGAAAATGATAGTAACTGGTCGTATTCTGTTATATGCTTAAAGATTAATAGCAGAACTTTTGACTGCAGAATGATTCTTCCCTGTTCCCAGTGGGATCCTGTGCTATCTCCATCTCTTCTCCCTCATTTTCTTGCAGTTCATATACGTAAACCAGTCTTTTGCTCCATCTCCAGACCAGGAAGTGGGGACCCTCTATGAGGTAACTTTCATCCTGAATATCCTTTCCAAATGCATTTAGCAGGATTTGCCTGCATGCCTCGGGCCCTTGAAATCTCCCACTGCCCCTAGCAGTAATAGCTTGCATTTAATTGTAGTGTAATTGATGTTTACTGATCTGTGTGAACCGAGTCCAAAGAGATGTGACTTCGTGCAGTCTCTGGAAATGCATTCCTTCATGTGCAGTGTGTTTCCATGCCTCTCACTGTAATGGGGAGCTTTCTCATGACAATATTCCATGACATGTTCGTCTGATGGGAAgactttttgttttgcttcatgTATATGCTAGCCCATGAGTAATTGTAactgctgttgttttttttctttttcttgcagtGTTTTGGAAGTGATGGCAAGCTTGTACTGCATTATTGCAAAACTCAGGCATGGGGATGAATAACACAGTTGTTCAGGTTTTATCTTCAAAATAGGAGAAAGGACTAACTTAAACTCAAGCtgtaaacacacagaaagaGGAATTTTTGCACTGCTGCCTATGAACATATGGTAAAGATGAATAAGCAAAGACCTGGTTAGGCTATACGATCACATGGCTTTTTTTCTGATGTACATCTGGGATACAGAAAAAACACCTGCACTTGCCATGTACAGTAGAGCCAGCATTCTTGTTGCTGAATACTTAATTGCTGTATCTGAAGGGAAACTTTCAGTTGTCTGCAGGACTGACTGGACACCTCTGTCCATATGTTGTACTGAAGATAAGAGAATCTTTTGATTAAAAGTAATGTCTGTTGTACATGTAGCCTGGGATTCAGTTTACTGCTTATGTGTTGTACATCTGTGGTGTGCATCCTGTTCTTTGTGAAATCTTCATCTTGAATGTGCATTATCTCATATTATTTCAAGAcactattttgattttttttcttgtaatatATAGGCGTTGTTATCTAGTCTAATTACTCCACCCTTTGCCTTCATCGTGTTGGTAAGCTGAGTACCTAATTTAGGATGGCACAGCATTATTAGAGGCCTCACAATGCTTCCCTCCTGCACAAATTTTGTAATGATTTGTTGAAGGCTCAACACTTCAGCAGCTCTCAAGATGTTTCTTCTTACACCGTTTAATGACTTGCATCTTTAGCTGAATGATGTAGCTGCAAGTTGCATTTAGAGTTCTTGAAAAAGTAAATATGAGCTGCTAAAACCTCTATATATTCTCTTTTTGACTGTTGttaattttcatgttttacCAGCTGTGTGGTCCACTAAATAGTAGTATGCAATTTATATTTGCTAAATCATAGCTGTGAGAATTGACTTGAGGTTTTTTCCATTATTGAGAGGACTTTGTACCTTGGCTAGGGTGTTGacctttgtttttatttattggGGAGTTTGGGTGTGAGGGTGGAGATTTTTAGTGGGTTTATTTGAAGTGTCTGTTGTACAGTCTTTTATGTTTGTTTAAGCTGAACCAAATTAAATGTTAGTTGTTTGCTTGGAGAATGTTCTTATACTGGATAACAGTTTTTGTCCCTGATGTAATCCAGTTCTTCAGCACAAACCAGACAAAACAGCCATTTCTAGTTTAAATAATGTTTTTACTGTAGTCTGGAACTGCTATTTCATACATAAGTCACTCTTATGTAGTCTCTGCAGCCTGTgtattggatttttttccacctGGAAGAGTAATAAATACCCCGCTTAACTTACTGACATTGCCACAGTTTGCGTGCAGCGTGCACATACGCCACTGTTACACAGGCACATGCTCTGAATGCTTGCTATATGCCTTGCTTGATGTATCTTGGCACTGTTTAAGTGGAAAACTTGGATTCACTTCATTAAACTAACAAGGCAGAATTTGTTGTAAACTTTAAACTTCAAATAATCAATACTTTTGCCTGCTCAGAACCCTGATCTCATGAATCTCCATCTCTTTAAAAGAGCTGTTGCAGAGGGAAGCACTCTGATTCTGTCTGGTTGAGGACATTCCCTGCTTAGTTACTGTGACGCCAGCATAACCTCGACAGCCACTAGAGGGTACACAAGGACAAAGGTATTTGCATAGTTTTATCTAGGGCTCTTTTTCAATCTTTTTCATAGTATGTCCACATGCTGGCCTTACAAATATAAGTAGTTTGTTCTCCCGTGTGACAGTCTGTTTACCTAAGATAAGCTACTAGTCTGGTTCTCTTTAAAGAATGTTCTGTTGGTGCCTTTCACCTCACTTGAACTTAACAAATGAAACTGCTGATAAACTGCAAATGTGCTCTTAAGAAGTGATGCAAGAAGGTTGATGTGTGTGTGTACTGGGGGCattgtgttttggttttaaaaagtCAAAAGACATTGAGATCTTGAAGAACTATAGGACATTGTGTCTGCCAACTAATTATAGAAGGTTGTCATTTATGCtgaatttataaataatttttatcctCTGAAGTTGAATAAAAAATCGTTTGCCTcaattcctcaaaatgtgatAATCCAATAATGTAAAACCCAAAGTAATGGTCTGGATTTCCTCCTATACCACATGCATTTTTGGACCTGGATAAATGAATCATGAAGCTTTGAATTATTAATTTATCTAAGATTCAGCTTGTTCCCTGAACAGTACTTGCTTTTTGCTGGTTGCTTCAGTATTTTTCTACTCTTAATTTCTTTCCAACGCCAAGTAATTTTTTCTTGGGGTCTAGTTTACCAGTATACAGCGAGTACTTACTGATCCAGCCCTTactttctgttttctcagtGCTCCTAAGCAGCTGCCTTTATTCTGTTCCTTTTATTGACTGCCAGCTCCAGTTCTGCTAATTCCCCCATGTAACTTCCGTACCTTCTTTACAGAGAGAGTCCTCCTTTTTGACATTTTCCCTTTGGGTTTGTACCTTGCATCAGGGAGGTGGTCAGTACTTACCTCTGGTAGCTCTTTGTGGACCATGGACTCTGTCTGGAGCTGAGGTGTGATTTTAGGTGGCAGAAAACTTTCCTTGCTCGTATTATTAAGTAACAAACCATACTGCAAACATGATAAGTAGATTATGCGTCAAGTAAACAAATAAGTGCTTCCCAGTACATTGCTTTTAGAACGTGCAAGAGACATGTTGAATCTCCTATTTTAAAAAGGGACAGTTATAGCTTCTAAAATCATAGATTGTCCTGATatgcttttctctttgaaaagaatatttccagtaaattgGAAACCTAAGAAGCCCAGGTAGAACATGAGCTGTGTTCTCCGCATTTGGTGTCATTTAAGTGACTTCAATTGCTAGAGTGGGAGAAAAAGGGCATGAAAGTAAAGACTGTCTCTTGGACAGATCAGTGAGAGTtgtacaaaacaaaaattaaagtcTAGATTTACTCAGAGTTTTGTGCTCAACCGATATGCTACTATACTGAACTGCCAATATTTGTAATGTAATTTAATTCACTTGATTTAATGTAACTGCtgaattaacaggaaaaaacaaattgaaaaaaattcaataaataatttttaaagactGAGAAATAAGATAAGTATTGGAAAGGGAAGTTACTACACTGTTTTTATGAAAGACCTAGTACTTCACAACATCCTGATATTAAAAAGTAATTCTATGCAAAATTCATTTACCCTGTTTCATGTTAATAGTCACCAGATGCAAACCCTTCACACTCTGAGAcagtatttttattaattattataatgGTTTAGAGACTAGATTTAATTATAGATTTCTAATTTGTAGTTTGAACTAGTCTTAAATGCACATGGAAACCTGAAGAAGCTAAATGAAACTTAAGTTACATCAAGAATGAAATTATAAAATACACAGTTGTGCCACCTGTGAGCATACTGAGCAGATGTCATCATTTCCAGGACTTTAAAGTCTCAGAAAACTACTGCTTAGATCTTAACAGAAGATGTGTCTGTGTTAACTATCCCCACAACTTAAACCTGAATATACTGATACACAGTAAAGTCATGGTGAGGGGGCTGGAAATCCACACATCCATTTTTCCAACTCCTTCCAATGCCAAAGCAGCTTCTATTTACCGATTGTCACTGTTCATTCTCATTTTGCAAATCAAATTCTGCTTGTTTGCACAGCTTTTTAGCTTACGTTGCTCTTGACTACCCTGAAGTCTCGGTTATTCTTGAGAGATATTATACAAAGGTTATTCAAGATATTATCTTACTACAACATCTTGATCTTAAgggttagaaaaaaaaaggggggcaGAAAAAATTCCTTTAACTCTGGAGTTTTTCATGAGGACTGTGACTATTACAAGCTTGTATAAAATTCAAtgtgcattaaaaaataaaaggtttttAGCCTTGTTTTGTATTGGATCATCataagaagaaaaacatttgaCAAGAAAACCTGtaaaatgcatttcttgttTGCAAAGACCACGCTTCAGCTTTGTTAGTACCATGTTTAATATGCTTCCAAAGCTAAATGTCACAAAACCCCACACTTTGCTCTTGCTTTAATAGCAATAATGTTGTGAGATGCCTCTTTTAGTCAGAATTAGAGTGACAAAAGCTCATTTAGAGATTGTTTCTTCCTAAAATAGGTGGTTAAAAAAGATTCAATCACATTTTTGACTGAGACCAAAATGAGTATGTTAAAGGCTTAATGTTAAGCCTGTCACACTACATCTATGTCACTAGACTTGGTAGTGCCAGGAAATTTTCTGGGACACTGTAGCCCAGTCATCTGTACAGTTGGTTGTTAGAACACTTGCTGGCGCAGGTTTTGGCCTGTGCTCAATTCAGGAACTGGCAAGGTACCATTTCTGGTGGGCACATGGGATGTGATTGGCCTGTTACAGAGTTCAGGAGGTAAATAACATTGATGAAATCTGTTCTGTGCAAGCTGGCCCGTGCACAGAACAGATTTCATCAATCAATGGTGGTGCCAGGGATCAGTCCTTGGGATACTTGTTGCTCAGTACACAGGTGAGATTTCTTCCCTTGTATGTGCAATAAGAAGAATTAAACTCTGGGACAAAAAAACATGGTCCCTCTTCAAACTTCAAGAACAATctaggaatttttaaaaaattattcctcTGCATTCCCTCCATGAATTGTCTCTAAATGACTAAATGGATAGGCCCTAAATGCCTACCAATAGCCACAATCAGCAactttttttgttaaatatgCAGAATGTAGATGGTGGCAAGGTACTAGCTATATGTCTTGGCACCATCATACCTTACTTTATTAAAAGTAGATGATGAACATtacttaataatttttttaaaaaagtacaGGAGTCTTGGAATCCTTGCTCTATATCTTCTTATGGAATGATTCCACATGCAAATTGTTTATataatgtgtatatataaattcGACTGACACAATGTGCAATTAAAATATAATTGCATTGAGGGCCTAACCTTAAAAAAAGGTTTGACTTAACATGTTCCAATTGCAAATATCAGTATATGATTTAAAGCAGATAAAGATGTTTCCCTTGAATTCTGTTTGGTAACAGAACTAATAACCCTAAAGAGCTCTTAATGGGAACcctcaaagaaagaaaaaagatctCCACATAAAAGTGCACAGCAATGTTCCTAATGTGGAGGCTAGCCAGTACTTTGGCTTTCTCATGTAAATAtcataaattttaaaagacCACATATTTATTTAAGTCTCTTTCTTGCAGagaaaaatgtgaatattttgtattttatttatagcATATGCATTCCCCACCAAAAGTGGATCAGACTGATTCTTCCAAGAGTCCCTTCTGTGGTGTGAGGTTTAATGCCACACAGCTCTTCAGTGCattgtttggagtttgctttTACCTTCAGCAGAGCCCATGCCCTTTAGTAGTTGCTGCTTTTTTCAATGAACTACATGATTTTGTTTGTGGCATCCTCATTTCACTTGTGTTTTACTTCATGTTTTTAGCCTGAAGATGGTGTTTAACTGCATGATGTTTGATGCAATTGTTCTCAAGCTTTTTTTGAGAATTGCTGTGCATGCAGCAGTTTTTCATCAAAGATCACCTGCATACTGAGTGATCAATCTCACTTTATACAGCTGAGGGACAGCTGCACTGATACATTGATTCATGACTACATTGAGTCATGTAGCCCCAAATCTTGCACTACAATTGCTGATCCAGGTTTTCTCTTTAGAACCCTCTACAAACATCAGAAACTTAGGTGAACAGAGACCTAACAAAGAGGTGACTTAGTAAAAGGGGTGGAAGTAATTTCATCTGGAAGAGGAGGTGTAAGTATACCCATGAGGGTGTTGAAGTGCTATTGCCTGGCCAGGCTAACAGACCAAAGAGACACAGCATAGCTGTTCGCCGCAAGAGTCTGGTCATTTAGACATCTTGGATCCCACCTTCAACTAGCTTACAATTTTTATTTGGAGTTACAAGACATAAAATAAAGTACAGTCACAAAGTACAGCTACATTTGCAGGCCTAGTACATGGTGCAAAGTGTCTAATGCTGCAGTTTGATAATTCCATTGATCTAACTTGAAGATTTTCCTCAGTAAAGCATGAGAGAAACCTTGTGAGCTGCACCCCAGTAGGAGATGATGTGCCAGTAAGTGACTGAGCTCTTCAGCTAGTAAGTGTCTCCTGGAGTTAGATGTCACGTAAAATGATTGCTTGATTTTCTTATACCTGTCTTTTGGGTAATAGCAGAGTGCTTCGGTGTTTGTACATAGAGCAAAGGTTTTGTGGTTAAAGTCCAAACACCTTTTCTCCAAGACAAGTTTTTAATAGGATACTTGAGAAATACATATAATAGTTCATTTCTTCAGGTGTATGATTTCCAGCAAAAATAGTGCATAAAGTCCTGCAGTCTCCTTATGCAGAATCACAACTGAGAATGTAAATACAGTTCCTTTGCTGTGTGGATTTCAGTGTTCTCTTTTTGAGTTTTCAGTGACAGTTAACGGCTGTATTTGCTCAGACCCTTGTGCCATTTCTGTTAATAGGGCATAAGCAAAAGCACAAGTTGGAGAGACATAAATATTGTTCCTAATGGTGTTCAGTCAGTCAAGTAATCAACTCCTGTAGACGTTTCGGGGATCAAAAAGTAGGTTGAACAATTCCAAATTAAAAGCTGTAAGCACTTTTGAATAGGAGCAAATAAAAAGTATAACTATATAAACTATAATAAACAGCAGCAGTTGTAAACTGCAGTAGGTAGATCCAGCCTGATCCCTTACTTTTAACAGAGGGAGGTATAAAATATCCTTTTACTAGCAGTGTTTAACTAATGACCTCATCAACTTTGTGGCAAAGGAATCAAAGTACTGAAGTGTCAGGGATTAACGGCAGTGGCATAACTATTTTTCCCCCGGATTTAAATACCAGGGAAAATACCTCCAAGCACAGGTGTACAAATAAACAGAGAAATATAGCTGCTGGAAATTAGTTTCTGTCAGATCCTGTGAATATCAGAATAAGACAAAAAATACTTGAAAACTTACCTCATGCTGCATTTCAGAACCCATAATTGTGATTCTTACATTTTATTCTTGAGAGATGTTCTGTTCCTTTGGGcagtgcttccagcagctgccaAAAGATCGTGAATTCTGCCAGTGAAATAAATGACAGGGTATTTCACACTAATTCAAACTCTCTTTAACCTACAGCAGTTTTAATGGTGCTGTATGAGACTTCTGAGGTGTACTGAAAAATGTGCTACTTGTCCATCTAATCATTGGAGAGTACTAACTAAGAGCTGACATTGAACAAAGGCAAATTTTGTTAAGAAATAAGGCTCATTCTTAATTGTGAATTTGAAAAAGTTACCTAGGGAAGTGATATGCTTGTACATTACCTGCATTTGGCCCAGAAGAGTGGACATGGCTGCTGAGATCAGCACAAGAGTTGTGTTTAAGAGATTTGGGATAGTCTTAGGTTCTCTcagaccttaaaaaaaaattgaaactattgcagttttctctctctttctctcataCACACACCAACAATAATTTACAAAATACTTTTAAAGCAGGGTCTGCTTTCAGTATGCCAGGAGAGGTTCTGGAGTGATGGCTGAAAATGTACCTATTCAGTACATTGATTTGTGTTTAATTCCAGTTTGCTAGATTCCAGCACCATTTAAAACTGGGAAAGTATTCCCTACTGCAGAGAAGTCAGAAATTCATTCAGCCTCTCAAGCTATATTTACTTTATTAATGGCACTTCTTTTTGTCATGCCTGTACTTTCATGTACAGGTCGGGGAGAGGGAAGAGAATGCAGGTGTGCTAAAAATCCCTTAAGGTAACTGTCTCTAAGGGAAACTGCAAGTTGCCAATGTTGTGAGCACCTTTGAGCCTCAGAGCTACAGCAGCCCACACCCCCAGTCTGCTTACTTCCAGATCCATATCATAAGGCAGACCTGAAGAGCTGAACCCTTTTTCTCTTTAAGAAAGAATAGATGGATTTTCTTCAAATACTGTTCTATGGTGTATAGTGAATTCTCTTGCCAGAATTCATGACTAATAACAGCTTTTATAACTAATAACAGATTAATTACAACTAATAACAGACTAATAACAGATTTCATTAACAGCTGAAGTGGAAGGAAGACGGCTGGTGTGGTATCTACTTGTTCTGGCGCCAGTATATAGATTGGATAGACTGAGGAGCGTGAGCACCGTCTATTGTTTTAGCTCGGTCTGTTTTGTCCCATTCACTGTTTCTGTGTGTCATTCTGAGTGCTAATGGTTACAGCAGCCCTAATTGTTCCTGCAGAGTGCACTGGTTTTCAAGAAACAGCACTATCAGTGGGCAGGCTGCCTGTAAGCAATCTCCAGCAACAATCTTCTGTGTGCTTGAAATAGCTATGtgtcttgttttgcttttcagtaGAGCTTTTACATGTATTTTTTCAAACCAACGTGTGAGTAACGGAGGCAGGGGCAGAGCGCACTCCCCGACAGAGGGAGAGAGATGCTTTCCGCCCGGCAGCAATAGCCACTTCTCCTATTTCCCCCGCTGGGATGCCGGAGCGCCAGATGCCCGCCGGCCCGACCTTCCCCGCTTTGCCCGGGCTccggcggagcagcagcagcgggcggTGGAGGAGCCTCTGCAGCCGCCTCCGGCTGCTCCCGCCCGCCAGGGTCGGTGGCCGCGCTCCCGGGGACGGGGACGGGCAGCTGTCCGCGGGCCCGCCCGCCGGGGCGGTGGTGAGCTCCCGCCGTGCCTCCCGGCACATAAAGGCAGGCGGCGGGGGCCGGCCCGGGGCAGCGGCTGGAGGCGGCACGGGAGCGACCGGCAATGATGGAGCAGCCGGTGCAGACGGAGACCTGGAAGGCGCGGAGCCTGGAGGAGCTGATCCGTATCCTCCATCAGATATTCGCCGAGGATAAAGTCAGCGTGGACGAGGTCCAGGCGCTGATGGAGTCGTACGAGAGCAACCCCGAGGAGTGGCAGCAGTACGCCAAGTTCGACCAGTACAGGTACAGAACACCCCGAAGCAGGGAGCCCCCGGCCACGCAAGCGGCAGCGGCGACGAGGCAGAGCGGCGGACGGGGACCGGGATCAGCTGGGACGCCGGGCGAGCCCCTCCCGCCTCCGCCTGGAGCCGGCCGACAGCTCCTCCGGCGGCTCCGAGGGGCCGCGGGGCAGAGGCCGCGGGGCGGGGGTCGCGGCGAGGCCGGGGGCGGGGAGCGGGCGGAGCGGCCGCGGCCAATGGCGGCCCCGCGGCTCCGGCGGGCGGTGGCCCCGCGCCCGGCCCCCGACCGCTCCCGCTCCGGGCAGGGGGCCGCGATGGCCCGGGGAGACACAGCCGCGTGCCGCAGACCCCGAAATAAGCGATAAACCACAAGGTGGGGAGAAGGAGCCCGGGAGAAACGCGGGGGGCGCGCAGAGGGACCCGCACTCGCGGCGCGCTCGGGGTCTGTGGCCGAGCCGGTGCCTTCTGCGCGCCCTGCCGTGTCGGCGGGCCGGGAGCTGCCCCGGGCTCCGGCGCAGGGCAGAGCGAggctttctgctgctgctcaccgGCTGGAAGGAAAATACCTGTTGGGGTTCTAACTCCTCTTGCTCTGCCAGCGACTGATTCATCTCTGCCGCTGTTGGCTTCGCTGTTTTAAATCTCAagataaatacattttattcgagtgttttctttaaaaaacgaACATAGAAACAAAACCCCACTCAAACACCTCAAACTTCAAAACTTCTTTTTAACCTGTGGCATTGTGACAGCATCATTCTAGCTTGACTTTTTTAGCCTCCTTTCACCTCTCTGTGACTATCTTCCATTTGGAACAAATAATGACATTTGTAACAGAACATAGGAAGCTAAGAATCAGGAAAACAAAGTATGTTAACATTGGTTGTGGCAaccttttatttatatatttatttattatttgttatttataaatttatttttgtccAGCCAGACCTGTACAGAAATAACAGTGCTTGAGAAGTCTTCTCAAATGCCAGCATTGATTAATTGTTTTCTGACATCATAGGAGAAATAAGTCTGCATAATATATGTACACATTGTGGATGCAGTGAGAGGCAGTGTATAGATATAGATGTTTCCTTTGAAAGCAGTTCTTTATGAGCATCCTTTCTTGAGTAAAATAGAGTGGACTTAT
Coding sequences within it:
- the ATG12 gene encoding ubiquitin-like protein ATG12, which produces MAEPEEQLSPAAAQSGGRSDGGEEAAEGGAAAGPGEPGPPPAGSPGTEEPAGDAKKKIDVLLKAVGDTPIMRTKKWAVERTRTIQGLVDFIKKFLKLMASEQLFIYVNQSFAPSPDQEVGTLYECFGSDGKLVLHYCKTQAWG